From a single Leclercia sp. AS011 genomic region:
- the pepT gene encoding peptidase T, whose translation MDKLLERFLQYVSLDTQSKPGVRQVPSTEGQWKLLQLLKTQLEELGLVNVTLSDKGTVMGTLPASVSGDIPAIGFISHVDTSPDFSGKNVNPQIVENYRGGDIALGVGDEVLSPVMFPVLHQLLGQTLITTDGKTLLGADDKAGVAEIMTALAVLKHNKVPHGDIRVAFTPDEEVGKGAKHFDVAAFDARWAYTVDGGGVGELEFENFNAASVNIRIVGNNVHPGTAKGVMVNALSLAARIHAEVPAEESPEQTEGYEGFYHLTSIKGTVDRADMHYIIRDFNRDGFEARKRKMMDIAKKVGKGLHPDCYIELIIEDSYYNMHEKVIEHPYILEVAQQAMRDCGVEPQLKPIRGGTDGAQLSFMGLPCPNLFTGGYNYHGKHEFVTLEGMEKAVQVIVRIAELTAKQQ comes from the coding sequence ATGGATAAATTACTTGAGCGTTTTTTACAGTACGTATCGCTGGATACCCAATCTAAACCGGGTGTCCGCCAGGTGCCGAGCACCGAAGGGCAATGGAAACTGTTACAGCTGTTAAAGACGCAACTGGAAGAGTTGGGTCTGGTCAACGTCACGTTAAGTGACAAAGGGACGGTAATGGGGACGCTCCCCGCCAGCGTGAGCGGCGATATTCCGGCCATTGGTTTCATTTCCCATGTGGATACCTCACCGGATTTTAGCGGTAAAAACGTGAATCCGCAGATTGTTGAGAACTATCGCGGCGGCGACATCGCGCTCGGCGTGGGCGACGAAGTTTTATCCCCGGTGATGTTCCCGGTGTTACACCAGCTGCTCGGACAGACGCTGATCACCACCGACGGCAAAACGCTGCTGGGGGCCGATGATAAAGCCGGAGTGGCCGAGATCATGACCGCCCTGGCGGTGCTGAAGCACAACAAGGTGCCGCACGGGGATATCCGCGTCGCTTTTACCCCGGATGAAGAGGTGGGCAAAGGGGCGAAGCATTTCGACGTCGCGGCGTTCGATGCCCGCTGGGCTTATACCGTCGACGGCGGCGGCGTGGGCGAGCTGGAGTTCGAAAACTTCAATGCGGCGTCGGTGAATATTCGCATCGTCGGTAACAACGTCCACCCGGGGACGGCGAAAGGGGTTATGGTGAACGCGCTGTCGCTGGCGGCCCGCATTCATGCCGAAGTTCCGGCAGAGGAGAGCCCGGAGCAAACTGAGGGCTATGAGGGTTTCTACCACCTCACCAGCATTAAAGGGACGGTGGATCGCGCGGACATGCACTACATCATCCGCGATTTTAACCGCGACGGGTTTGAAGCGCGTAAACGCAAAATGATGGATATCGCCAAAAAGGTGGGCAAAGGGCTGCACCCGGATTGCTACATTGAGCTGATCATTGAGGACAGCTATTACAATATGCATGAAAAGGTGATCGAGCATCCGTACATTCTCGAGGTGGCGCAGCAGGCGATGCGCGACTGCGGAGTCGAACCGCAGCTCAAACCGATCCGCGGCGGCACCGACGGCGCACAGCTCTCCTTTATGGGATTACCCTGTCCGAATCTGTTTACCGGCGGCTACAACTACCACGGCAAGCACGAGTTTGTGACCCTCGAGGGGATGGAGAAAGCGGTGCAGGTGATCGTAAGGATTGCCGAGCTGACGGCGAAGCAGCAGTAA
- the potA gene encoding spermidine/putrescine ABC transporter ATP-binding protein PotA, with protein MGLNQKLNTQPASLSPLVQLAGIGKSFDGKTVISDLDLTINNGEFLTLLGPSGCGKTTVLRLIAGLENVDHGHIHLEDQDITQVPAEHRHVNTVFQSYALFPHMTVFENVAFGLRMQKTPASEITPRVTDALRMVQLEEFAQRKPHQLSGGQQQRVAIARAVVNKPRLLLLDESLSALDYKLRKQMQNELKALQRKLGITFVFVTHDQEEALTMSDRIVVMRDGKIEQDGTPREIYEEPKNLFVASFIGEINIFSATVIERLDDQRVLANVEGRACNIFVNFAVEPGQQLNVLLRPEDLRVDEIHDETEAEGLIGYIRERNYKGMTLESVVELENGKMVIVSEFFNEDDPDFDHSLNQKMVINWVESWEVVLADEEHK; from the coding sequence ATGGGACTGAATCAAAAATTGAATACACAACCAGCTTCACTGTCACCGTTGGTGCAACTGGCCGGAATTGGTAAAAGCTTTGACGGGAAAACCGTCATTTCCGACCTCGATTTGACCATCAACAACGGCGAATTTCTTACGCTGCTTGGCCCGTCGGGCTGCGGTAAAACGACAGTGCTTCGCCTTATCGCCGGGCTGGAAAACGTCGATCACGGCCATATTCATCTTGAAGATCAGGACATTACTCAGGTTCCTGCTGAACACCGTCACGTCAATACCGTCTTTCAAAGCTACGCCCTGTTCCCGCACATGACGGTTTTCGAAAACGTCGCCTTTGGCCTGCGGATGCAAAAAACCCCTGCCAGTGAAATCACGCCCCGCGTCACCGATGCCCTGCGCATGGTGCAGCTCGAAGAGTTCGCCCAGCGTAAGCCGCACCAGCTGTCGGGTGGACAGCAGCAGCGCGTCGCCATCGCCCGGGCGGTGGTCAATAAGCCGCGCCTGTTGCTGCTGGATGAGTCTCTCTCCGCGCTGGATTACAAGCTGCGTAAGCAGATGCAGAACGAATTAAAGGCTCTGCAGCGTAAGCTCGGGATCACCTTTGTCTTCGTCACCCACGATCAGGAAGAGGCCCTGACCATGTCCGATCGCATCGTGGTGATGCGCGACGGCAAAATCGAGCAGGACGGCACCCCGCGTGAGATTTACGAAGAGCCGAAAAACCTGTTTGTGGCCAGCTTTATTGGCGAAATCAATATCTTCAGTGCTACGGTTATTGAACGCCTCGACGACCAGCGGGTGCTGGCGAATGTCGAAGGCCGCGCCTGCAATATCTTCGTCAACTTTGCCGTGGAACCGGGACAGCAGCTTAATGTCCTGCTGCGCCCGGAGGATTTGCGCGTCGATGAGATCCACGATGAAACCGAAGCGGAAGGGCTGATCGGCTATATCCGCGAGCGCAACTACAAAGGGATGACGCTCGAGTCGGTGGTCGAGCTGGAAAACGGCAAGATGGTGATCGTCAGCGAGTTCTTTAACGAGGACGATCCGGATTTCGACCACTCGCTCAATCAGAAAATGGTCATTAACTGGGTAGAAAGCTGGGAGGTTGTGCTGGCTGATGAAGAACACAAGTAA
- the potB gene encoding spermidine/putrescine ABC transporter permease PotB, which translates to MKNTSKFQNVVIATIVGWLVLFVFLPNLMIIATSFLTRDDAHFVSLVFTLENYARLLDPLYFQVLLHSLNMALIATLACLVLGYPFAWFLAKLPSKVRPLLLFLLIVPFWTNSLIRIYGLKIFLSTKGYLNAFLLWLGVIDTPIRIMFTPGAVIVGLVYILLPFMVMPLYSSIEKLDKPLLEAARDLGASKLQTFIRIIIPLTMPGIIAGCLLVMLPAMGLFYVSDLMGGAKNLLIGNVIKSQFLNIRDWPFGSATSITLTLVMGLMLLVYWRASRLLNNKGELG; encoded by the coding sequence ATGAAGAACACAAGTAAGTTCCAGAATGTGGTGATCGCCACTATCGTCGGTTGGCTTGTGTTGTTTGTCTTTTTACCCAACCTGATGATCATTGCCACCAGCTTTTTGACCCGCGACGATGCCCATTTCGTCTCGCTGGTCTTTACGCTGGAAAACTACGCGCGCCTGCTCGATCCGCTCTATTTCCAGGTGCTGCTCCATTCGCTCAACATGGCGCTGATCGCCACCCTGGCCTGCCTGGTCCTTGGCTACCCTTTCGCCTGGTTTCTGGCGAAGCTGCCGTCGAAGGTGCGCCCGCTGCTGCTGTTTCTGCTGATTGTGCCCTTCTGGACCAACTCGCTGATCCGCATTTATGGCCTGAAGATCTTCCTCAGCACCAAGGGCTACCTGAACGCGTTTCTGCTCTGGCTGGGGGTGATCGACACGCCGATCCGCATCATGTTTACCCCTGGGGCGGTGATTGTGGGGCTGGTCTATATCCTGCTGCCGTTTATGGTGATGCCGCTCTACTCCAGCATCGAGAAGCTGGATAAACCCCTGCTGGAAGCCGCGAGAGATTTGGGTGCCAGCAAGCTGCAGACCTTTATCCGCATTATCATCCCGCTGACCATGCCGGGGATCATTGCCGGCTGCCTGCTAGTGATGCTCCCGGCGATGGGGCTGTTCTACGTCTCCGATCTGATGGGCGGCGCAAAGAACCTGCTGATCGGCAACGTCATCAAGAGTCAGTTCCTGAACATTCGTGACTGGCCGTTCGGCTCGGCCACCAGCATCACCCTGACGCTGGTGATGGGCCTGATGCTGCTGGTCTACTGGCGTGCCTCACGCCTGCTTAACAATAAAGGTGAACTGGGATGA
- the potC gene encoding spermidine/putrescine ABC transporter permease PotC produces MIGRLLRGGFMTAIYAYLYIPIIILIVNSFNSSRFGINWQGFTTQWYSLLMNNDSLLQAAQHSLTMAIFSATFATLIGSLTAVALYRYRFRGKPFVSGMLFVVMMSPDIVMAISLLVLFMLLGVQLGFWSLLFSHITFCLPFVVVTVYSRLKGFDVRMLEAAKDLGASEMTILRKIILPLAMPAVAAGWLLSFTLSMDDVVVSSFVTGPGYEILPLKIYSMVKVGVSPEVNALATILLMLSLVLVIASQLIARDKTKSQGTVK; encoded by the coding sequence ATGATCGGTCGACTGCTCCGCGGCGGTTTTATGACCGCCATCTATGCCTATCTCTACATTCCGATCATTATTTTGATCGTCAACTCGTTTAACAGCTCGCGCTTTGGCATCAACTGGCAGGGATTTACCACCCAGTGGTACAGCCTGCTGATGAACAACGACAGCCTGCTGCAGGCGGCGCAACACTCGCTGACGATGGCGATATTCTCCGCCACCTTCGCCACCCTGATTGGCTCCCTGACCGCAGTGGCGCTCTACCGCTACCGTTTTCGCGGCAAGCCCTTCGTCAGCGGAATGCTGTTTGTGGTGATGATGTCCCCGGACATCGTGATGGCCATTTCGCTGCTGGTGCTGTTTATGCTGCTGGGGGTGCAACTGGGCTTCTGGTCGCTGCTCTTCTCGCACATCACCTTCTGTCTGCCGTTTGTGGTGGTGACGGTTTATTCCCGTCTGAAGGGCTTTGATGTACGGATGCTGGAAGCGGCGAAAGATCTGGGGGCCAGCGAAATGACTATTCTGCGCAAAATTATCCTGCCGCTGGCGATGCCCGCCGTGGCCGCGGGGTGGCTGCTCAGCTTTACCCTGTCGATGGATGACGTGGTGGTTTCGTCGTTTGTCACCGGACCGGGCTATGAAATTCTGCCGTTGAAGATCTATTCCATGGTGAAAGTCGGCGTCTCACCGGAGGTGAACGCGCTGGCGACCATACTGTTGATGTTATCGCTGGTTCTGGTGATCGCCAGCCAGCTTATTGCTCGTGATAAAACAAAATCTCAGGGGACCGTGAAATGA
- the potD gene encoding spermidine/putrescine ABC transporter substrate-binding protein PotD, whose translation MKKMLAAAALVLGMGAAHADDGKTLYFYNWTEYVPPGLLEQFTKETGIKVIYSTYESNETMYAKLKTYKEGAYDLVVPSTYFVDKMRKEGMIQKIDKSKLTNFSNLDPEMLNKPFDPNNDYSIPYIWGATAIGINSEAMDPKTVTRWADLWKPEYKGGLLLTDDAREVFQVALRKLGYSGNTTDPKEIEAAYHELQKLMPNVAAFNSDNPANPYMEGEVNLGMVWNGSAFVARQAGTPLEVVWPEEGGIFWMDSLSIPANAKNVDGALKLINFLLRPDVAKQVAETIGYPTPNLAARKLLSPEVANDKSLYPDAETVSKGEWQNDVGDASRLYEEYYQKLKAGR comes from the coding sequence ATGAAAAAAATGCTTGCCGCTGCGGCGCTGGTGCTGGGAATGGGCGCTGCGCACGCGGACGACGGTAAAACGCTCTACTTCTACAACTGGACCGAGTATGTGCCGCCAGGCCTGCTGGAGCAGTTCACCAAAGAGACCGGCATCAAGGTGATCTACTCCACCTACGAGTCGAATGAAACCATGTATGCCAAGCTCAAAACCTATAAAGAGGGGGCATACGATCTGGTGGTTCCGTCGACCTATTTCGTCGACAAGATGCGCAAAGAGGGCATGATCCAGAAGATCGACAAATCGAAGCTCACCAATTTTTCAAACCTCGATCCGGAGATGCTCAACAAGCCGTTTGACCCGAATAACGACTACTCGATTCCGTACATCTGGGGCGCGACGGCGATTGGGATCAACAGTGAGGCGATGGATCCTAAAACGGTGACCCGCTGGGCGGATCTGTGGAAACCGGAATACAAAGGCGGGCTGCTGCTGACCGACGACGCGCGCGAAGTGTTCCAGGTGGCGCTGCGTAAGCTGGGCTACTCCGGCAACACCACCGATCCGAAAGAGATTGAAGCGGCATATCACGAGCTGCAAAAACTGATGCCAAACGTCGCGGCCTTCAACTCCGATAACCCGGCGAACCCCTATATGGAAGGGGAAGTGAACCTGGGGATGGTGTGGAACGGTTCAGCATTCGTGGCGCGCCAGGCCGGTACGCCGCTGGAAGTGGTGTGGCCTGAAGAGGGCGGGATCTTCTGGATGGACAGCCTCTCTATTCCGGCCAATGCCAAAAATGTCGACGGGGCGCTGAAGCTGATTAACTTCCTGCTGCGCCCGGATGTGGCAAAACAGGTGGCGGAAACCATCGGCTATCCAACGCCAAACCTGGCCGCCCGCAAGCTGTTGAGCCCGGAGGTGGCGAACGACAAGTCGCTCTATCCGGATGCGGAGACCGTCAGCAAAGGCGAGTGGCAGAATGACGTGGGCGACGCGAGCCGTCTGTATGAAGAGTATTACCAGAAGTTGAAGGCGGGGCGTTAA
- a CDS encoding DUF6708 domain-containing protein, with protein MSKIAQRKAPPLFGVVAVNDIYCDIIRNVPRSEWLGVTMPLLTVIPFLLSIFFIGPIIGYSPVFILVEIILILMFYSSIHALRVVITHPKTLLVRLNRKRQRVYVQTYRPTRNIFAKWPVETLIYDWKVIEAHFSNGSGTAGSRTWYKWQAPSTDGRKNWVIISDDNAPLFYQVSRFSTDIADTLLSYAESWAWCRNYMKGLMTPVNLISIENNYSFKYCVTRLSSRTLSRVNEQDKWTTIFPVRNPFFWLLSFIMVPTILLDALAMRRIMRRLPETPWSDAAQAESTTDKQ; from the coding sequence ATGTCAAAAATAGCGCAGAGAAAAGCGCCGCCCCTCTTCGGTGTCGTTGCCGTCAACGACATTTATTGCGATATCATAAGAAACGTCCCCAGAAGCGAATGGCTTGGCGTAACGATGCCGCTTCTGACAGTAATCCCCTTTCTGTTATCGATATTTTTTATTGGCCCAATTATTGGGTATTCTCCTGTATTTATTCTGGTTGAGATTATACTCATCCTGATGTTCTATAGCAGCATCCACGCATTGCGTGTCGTTATTACCCACCCCAAAACATTACTCGTCAGGCTGAATCGCAAACGCCAACGCGTGTATGTTCAAACGTATCGTCCCACGCGTAATATCTTTGCGAAATGGCCTGTCGAAACGCTGATTTATGACTGGAAGGTCATTGAAGCCCATTTTAGTAACGGTTCCGGAACCGCGGGCTCCCGGACATGGTATAAGTGGCAAGCCCCCTCGACTGACGGGAGAAAAAACTGGGTGATCATCAGCGATGATAACGCGCCTTTATTTTATCAAGTCTCTCGCTTCTCTACCGATATTGCAGATACTCTTTTGAGTTATGCGGAATCCTGGGCGTGGTGCAGAAACTATATGAAAGGCCTGATGACACCCGTTAATTTAATATCGATAGAAAATAACTACTCTTTTAAATATTGCGTGACGAGACTGAGTAGCCGGACGTTGTCACGTGTCAATGAACAGGATAAATGGACAACCATTTTCCCCGTCAGGAATCCTTTTTTCTGGCTACTTTCTTTTATTATGGTGCCAACCATTTTACTGGACGCTCTGGCAATGAGACGAATTATGCGCAGGCTGCCGGAGACGCCGTGGTCTGATGCGGCGCAGGCCGAATCAACAACAGATAAACAATAG
- the cobB gene encoding Sir2 family NAD+-dependent deacetylase, with protein MLSRRSHRLSRFRKNKRRLRERLRQRIFFQDGALPELMEKPRVLVLTGAGISAESGIRTFRATDGLWEEHRVEDVATPEGFARNPQLVQAFYNARRRQLQSPEIAPNAAHLALARLEEALGDRFLLVTQNIDNLHERAGNQNVIHMHGELLKVRCSNSGQVFNWTGDVTLDDKCHCCQFPSPLRPHVVWFGEMPLGMDEIYSALAMADVFIAIGTSGHVYPAAGFVHEAKLHGAHTVELNLEPSQVGSEFEEKVYGLASEVVPEFVDKLLKGL; from the coding sequence ATGCTGTCGCGTCGGTCACATCGACTCAGCCGTTTTCGCAAAAACAAACGCCGCTTGCGTGAACGCTTACGCCAGCGAATTTTCTTTCAGGATGGGGCGCTGCCAGAATTGATGGAAAAACCCAGAGTATTGGTCCTGACCGGGGCGGGGATCTCCGCCGAGTCGGGCATTCGAACCTTCCGCGCTACCGACGGGTTGTGGGAAGAGCATCGCGTAGAAGATGTGGCGACGCCGGAAGGCTTCGCCCGTAATCCGCAGCTGGTGCAGGCGTTCTACAACGCCCGTCGTCGCCAGCTCCAGTCGCCAGAGATTGCCCCTAACGCGGCGCATCTGGCGCTGGCAAGGCTGGAAGAGGCGCTGGGCGATCGTTTTCTGCTGGTGACGCAGAATATCGATAACCTCCATGAACGCGCGGGCAACCAGAATGTAATCCATATGCACGGTGAGCTGCTGAAGGTACGTTGTTCCAACAGCGGGCAGGTCTTCAACTGGACCGGCGATGTGACGCTCGATGACAAATGCCACTGCTGCCAGTTTCCCTCTCCGCTGCGTCCGCATGTGGTCTGGTTTGGCGAAATGCCGCTGGGAATGGATGAGATCTACAGCGCCCTGGCCATGGCAGATGTCTTTATCGCCATCGGCACCTCCGGGCACGTCTATCCGGCGGCGGGTTTCGTCCACGAGGCGAAGCTGCACGGGGCGCACACGGTGGAGCTGAACCTTGAGCCGAGCCAGGTGGGCAGCGAGTTTGAGGAAAAAGTCTACGGACTGGCGAGCGAAGTGGTGCCGGAGTTTGTGGATAAGCTTCTTAAGGGATTGTAA
- the nagK gene encoding N-acetylglucosamine kinase: MYYGFDIGGTKIALGVFDTHLKLQWETRVPTPRESYDEFLTAIAALVAQADERFGVKGSVGIGIPGMPETDDGTLYAANVPAASGKPLRADLSRLLERDVRLDNDANCFALSEAWDDEFQQYPLVMGLILGTGVGGGIVVDGKPVTGRSYITGEFGHIRLPVDALEVVGRDFPLVRCGCGQHGCIENYLSGGGFAWLYEHFYHQKRQAPEIITLWEQGDEQAIEHVERYLDLLAVCLGNILTIVDPDLLVIGGGLSNFTAIAERLSGRLPRHLLPVARVPRIERARHGDAGGMRGAAFLHLTR; encoded by the coding sequence ATGTATTATGGATTTGATATTGGCGGCACCAAAATTGCGCTGGGCGTATTCGATACCCACCTGAAACTGCAGTGGGAAACCCGTGTTCCCACCCCGCGTGAAAGCTACGATGAATTCTTAACCGCCATTGCTGCGCTGGTGGCCCAGGCCGATGAACGCTTCGGCGTGAAGGGCTCGGTGGGCATTGGCATTCCGGGAATGCCGGAAACCGACGACGGCACGCTGTACGCCGCCAACGTTCCTGCCGCCAGCGGTAAGCCGCTGCGCGCCGATCTGAGCAGACTCCTTGAGCGCGACGTGCGCCTCGACAATGACGCCAACTGTTTTGCCCTCTCCGAAGCCTGGGATGACGAGTTCCAGCAGTATCCGCTGGTGATGGGATTGATCCTCGGCACCGGCGTCGGCGGCGGGATCGTTGTCGACGGAAAACCGGTCACCGGGCGCAGCTACATCACCGGCGAGTTCGGCCATATCCGCCTGCCGGTGGATGCGCTGGAGGTGGTCGGGCGCGATTTCCCGCTGGTGCGCTGCGGCTGCGGCCAACACGGCTGCATCGAGAATTACCTCTCGGGCGGCGGATTTGCATGGCTTTATGAACACTTCTATCATCAAAAACGACAGGCACCGGAAATCATTACCCTGTGGGAGCAGGGTGATGAACAGGCCATTGAGCACGTGGAGCGTTATCTCGATCTGCTTGCCGTGTGCCTGGGCAATATCCTGACCATTGTCGATCCTGACCTGCTGGTGATCGGCGGAGGATTATCGAACTTTACGGCCATCGCCGAGCGGTTATCCGGTCGGTTGCCGCGTCATCTGTTGCCGGTTGCCCGCGTGCCGCGCATTGAGCGTGCGCGCCACGGCGATGCCGGCGGGATGCGCGGTGCCGCGTTCCTCCATCTCACCCGTTAG
- the lolE gene encoding lipoprotein-releasing ABC transporter permease subunit LolE has translation MASPLSLLIGLRFSRGRRRGGMVSLISVISTIGIALGVAVLIVGLSAMNGFERELNNRILAVVPHGEIEPVNQPWNNWNDALNKVEKVPGIAAAAPYINFTGLVESGANLRAIQVKGVNPRQEEKLSALPQFIQKEAWANFKAGDQQIIIGKGVADALKVKQGDWVSIMIPNASADHKLQQPKRVRLHVTGILQLSGQLDHSFAMVPLEDARQYLDMGSSVTGIAIKVNDVFNANKLVRDAGEVTNSYVYIKSWIGTYGYMYRDIQMIRAIMYLAMVLVIGVACFNIVSTLVMAVKDKSGDIAVLRTLGAKDGLIRAIFVWYGLLAGLFGSLCGVVIGVVVSLQLTPIINGLEALIGHQFLSGDIYFIDFLPSELHWLDVVYVLVTALLLSLLASWYPARRASKIDPARVLSGQ, from the coding sequence ATGGCTTCACCGTTATCGTTACTCATCGGCCTGCGTTTTAGCCGGGGTCGTCGTCGCGGCGGCATGGTGTCGCTGATCTCTGTTATCTCCACCATCGGCATTGCGCTGGGGGTGGCGGTGCTGATCGTCGGTCTCAGCGCCATGAACGGCTTCGAGCGCGAGCTGAATAACCGTATTCTGGCGGTGGTGCCGCACGGTGAAATTGAGCCGGTGAACCAGCCGTGGAATAACTGGAACGACGCCCTGAACAAGGTGGAAAAGGTGCCGGGCATTGCCGCCGCTGCGCCCTATATCAACTTTACCGGCCTGGTGGAGAGCGGGGCGAACCTGCGCGCCATCCAGGTGAAAGGGGTCAACCCGCGTCAGGAAGAGAAACTCAGCGCGCTGCCGCAGTTTATCCAGAAAGAGGCCTGGGCCAACTTTAAAGCCGGCGATCAGCAGATCATCATCGGCAAGGGTGTAGCCGATGCGTTGAAGGTGAAGCAGGGCGATTGGGTGTCCATCATGATCCCCAACGCCAGCGCCGATCATAAGCTGCAGCAGCCGAAGCGCGTGCGCCTGCACGTGACCGGTATTCTGCAGCTCAGCGGCCAGCTGGATCACAGCTTTGCCATGGTGCCGCTGGAAGATGCGCGCCAGTATCTCGATATGGGCAGCAGCGTCACCGGCATCGCCATCAAGGTTAATGACGTCTTCAACGCTAACAAGCTGGTGCGCGACGCCGGGGAAGTGACCAACAGCTATGTCTACATCAAGAGCTGGATCGGCACTTACGGCTATATGTATCGTGATATCCAGATGATCCGCGCCATCATGTATCTGGCGATGGTGCTGGTGATCGGCGTGGCCTGTTTCAACATCGTCTCCACGCTGGTGATGGCGGTAAAAGACAAGAGCGGCGACATCGCGGTGCTGCGTACCCTCGGGGCAAAAGATGGTCTTATTCGTGCCATTTTCGTCTGGTATGGTCTGCTGGCGGGGCTGTTTGGCAGCCTGTGCGGCGTGGTCATCGGTGTGGTAGTTTCGCTGCAGCTGACGCCGATTATCAACGGTCTCGAGGCCCTGATTGGCCATCAGTTCCTGTCGGGCGATATCTATTTTATTGACTTCCTGCCATCAGAATTACACTGGCTGGACGTCGTTTATGTACTGGTCACGGCCCTGTTGCTGAGTCTGTTGGCGAGCTGGTATCCGGCGCGTCGCGCAAGCAAGATCGATCCGGCGAGGGTGTTAAGTGGCCAGTAA
- the lolD gene encoding lipoprotein-releasing ABC transporter ATP-binding protein LolD, translating into MNKILLQCDNLCKRYQEGTVQTDVLHNVSFSVGEGEMMAIVGTSGSGKSTLLHLLGGLDTPTSGDVIFSGTPLSTMSSSAKADLRNRELGFIYQFHHLLPDFTALENVAMPLLIGKKKPAEINARASDMLKAVGLGHRGNHRPSELSGGERQRVAIARALVNNPRLVLADEPTGNLDARNADSIFQLIGELNASQGTAFLVVTHDLQLAKRMSRQLEMRDGHLNTELTLMGAD; encoded by the coding sequence ATGAATAAGATCCTGTTGCAATGCGACAACCTGTGCAAACGCTATCAGGAAGGCACGGTGCAGACGGATGTCCTGCACAATGTCAGCTTCAGCGTCGGAGAAGGGGAGATGATGGCGATTGTCGGCACCTCCGGCTCCGGGAAAAGTACCTTACTGCACCTGCTCGGCGGGCTGGATACGCCGACCTCCGGCGACGTGATCTTCTCCGGCACCCCGCTGAGTACGATGTCATCAAGCGCCAAAGCCGACCTGCGTAACCGTGAGCTGGGCTTTATCTATCAGTTCCACCACCTGCTGCCGGACTTTACGGCGCTGGAAAACGTGGCGATGCCCCTGCTGATCGGCAAAAAGAAACCGGCTGAAATTAACGCCCGCGCCAGCGATATGCTGAAAGCGGTAGGCCTCGGTCATCGCGGCAACCATCGCCCATCGGAGCTCTCCGGCGGCGAGCGTCAGCGCGTGGCGATTGCCCGTGCGCTGGTTAACAACCCGCGCCTGGTGCTGGCGGATGAACCGACCGGTAACCTCGATGCCCGCAACGCGGACAGCATCTTCCAGCTTATCGGGGAGCTGAATGCCTCTCAGGGCACCGCGTTTCTGGTAGTGACCCACGACCTGCAGCTGGCAAAACGTATGTCCCGCCAGCTGGAGATGCGTGATGGTCACCTGAATACCGAGCTGACGCTGATGGGAGCGGATTGA